A region from the Vicia villosa cultivar HV-30 ecotype Madison, WI linkage group LG3, Vvil1.0, whole genome shotgun sequence genome encodes:
- the LOC131659530 gene encoding uncharacterized protein LOC131659530: protein MAEMRAQLTEQMNVQMAQFMEALTNVSRHSADGAHEEVERYRLIEERLRAVEGKGVLGMDINDLGLVPGVRIPPKFKVPSFDKYNGTTCPMTHVKAYYRKMSVYSEDKGFLMHFFQDSLAGASLEWTQLQSLVQGSKESFKEYAQRWLELAARVQPPMTEREMIDMFTSTLSGHYYLACSASANFSEMVRYG, encoded by the exons ATGGCAGAGATGAGAGCTCAACTGACAGAGCAGATGAATGTGCAGATGGCgcagtttatggaagcattgactaat GTATCGAGGCATAGTGCTGATGGTGCACATGAGGAAGTTGAAAGGTATCGTCTGATTGAAGAACGTCTCAGAGCtgttgaaggcaaaggggtgttaggcatggatatcaatgacttggggttGGTTCCCGGTGTGAGGATCccaccaaaattcaaagttccatcttttgacaaatacaatgggACGACTTGTCCCATGACTCATGTCAAGGCTTACTATCGCAAGATGTCAGTTTATTCTGAGGATAAGGGTTTtctaatgcatttcttccaggatagcttGGCTGGAGCTTCCTTGGAGTG GACCCAGTTGCAGAGTTTGGTTCAGGggtctaaagaatctttcaaagagtacgctcagAGATGGCTTGAGTTAGCTGCAAGAGTTCAGCCACCGATGACTGAACGTGAGATGATTGACATGTTCACCAGTACTTTGTCTGGACACTATTACTTGGCTTGCAGTGCTTCAGCTAACTTTtctgaaatggtgagatatggctaa